The DNA sequence CGGCTTTGGAAGTCTGATTGCATTGTTATCGAGAAAAACGAACACGAAGTTTCTGTCGCTTAGTCTGGGATTTTCCGCCGGAGTCATGGTTTATGTCTCATTCATGGAAATATTTCCCAAAGCGCTGGATTCCCTGAGTCACGGCCGCAGTCCGAAAACAGCGACAACCCTTACGGTAATTGGCTTCTTTGTCGGCATCGCCCTGATTGCCGTCATCGACCAGCTGATTCCGGAAGAAGAAAACCCTCATGAAATCAAAGATCCGGCTTCGTTCATGGAGCATCACGAAAGCCAGCGTCATTCCAAGAGCAGCCTGATGCGCACTGGCGTATTCACGGCCCTGGCCATCGGAATCCACAACTTCCCGGAAGGTCTGGCCACCTTTATTACAGCCCTGGATAATCCGACTCTGGCCATTCCGATTGTGGTGGCGATTGCGATCCATAACATTCCGGAAGGAATTTCGGTTTCGGTACCGATCTACTTCGCGACGGGCTCCCGGCGCAAGGCCTTCCTCTACTCATTTCTGTCCGGCCTGGCCGAACCGCTGGGCGCACTGGTGGGTTATCTGATCCTGATGCCATTTCTCAACGATACGGTGGAAGGGTTTGTCTTTGCCGCCGTGGCCGGAATCATGGTGTTTATCTCGATTGATGAACTGCTGCCCACGGCCGAAGAATACGGCCAGCACCACCTTTCTATCCTGGGCTTTGTCCTGGGCATGATGCTGATGGCGCTCAGTCTGATCCTGTTCTTGTAGGATCGATCACGAAAATATGCTTTCCTTAAGGAGGAACTACCATTGGAACGAATCGTTGGAACTACCGTACGTGGGCTCAGAGCCCCTATTATCCGCAAGGGTGACGATCTGAGCGAGCTGGTCACCAAGCTGGTCATGGATTTTCTGGAGTCCGAGCACCTGCAGATGCAGGACCGGGATATTGTCGCCATGACCGAATCCATTGTTGCCAGAGCCCAGGGCAATTACGCCTCGGTGGATGACATTGCCCGGGATGTCCGGGAAAAAACCGGAGGCGAGACCTGCGGCGTCATCTTCCCCATTCTCTCGCGCAACCGCTTTGCCATGATCCTCAAGGGCATTGCCCGGGGGGTCAGAAAAATCGTTCTGATGCTGTCCTATCCTGCGGATGAAGTCGGAAATCACCTGATCTATCTGGACAAGCTGGATGAATCCGGAGTCAATCCGTGGACGGATGTCCTGTCCGAGCTGGATTTCCGGACCGCTTTCGGTCAGGCCAAGCATACCTTCACCGGCGTCGATTATGTCCAGTATTACCGGAGCATCATCGAAGGCGAAGGCTGTGAGTGTGAAGTGGTCTTCGCCAACAATGCCCAAACCATCCTGGATTACACCAAAACCGTCATTAACTGCGATATCCATACGCGCAAGCGGACCAAGCGGATTCTGCTTCAGGCCGGCGCCGACCGGGTTCTGTCCCTGGATGAGATCCTCAGCGAACCGTCCGATGCCCATGGCTACAATGAGGAATACGGTTTGCTGGGCTCGAACAAGTCCACGGAAGAGGAAGTCAAGCTGTTCCCGCGGGACAGCAAGCGTCTGGTCGAAGGCATCCAGACCAAGCTCCAAGAACTGACCGGCAAACGGCCGGAAGTCATGGTCTACGGAGACGGCGCCTTCAAAGATCCTGTCGGCTACATCTGGGAACTGGCAGATCCGGTGGTATCTCCCGGCTATACCGACGGGCTGGAAGGCACGCCCAATGAGATCAAGATCAAGTATCTGGCAGACAACAATTTCCGCGACCTGTCCGGTACCGAGCTCAAGGCGGCCATTGCCAACCACATCAACCACAAGGAAGCGGATCTGACCGGCAGCATGGAATCCCAGGGGACCACGCCGCGCCGTCTCACCGACCTCATCGGCTCCCTGTGCGACCTGACCTCCGGTTCGGGCGACAAGGGCACCCCGGTCATCTACATTCAGGGGTACTTCGACAACTACAGCAAATAAGTCAAAACTCAAAAAATATCGGCAGAACGTCCGATCCGAAACCCGGCTGTCGAAAGACGGCCGGGTTTCCGGTCTGGTGAAACACATCACAAAGCGACTGAATCAGAACAGAACCTGAGCCGGGCAGGCATCCGGCACTGCCGTTTTGTAGTACACTGGAGTTATCATGCGCAAAGCAGTACGGAGGGTATTCCATGCAGAAAGTACTAATTGAAGACCTGAAAGACATTCGTTTTTTATCCGCTCCGGAATTTAATGAAGCGGGCACCTGGCTGGCCTTTATCCGAACCCAGCCCGATCTGGAGGAGAACGGCTATCAGTCGGACATCTGGCTCCATGATGTAAAAAAGGGCGAGAGCTGGCGCCTCACCGCCTCCGACGAAGTCACCGGCTTTGTCTGGGACGGCAATGACCACCTGATTTTCTCCGCCAATCGCAAGCAAAAAGACAAGGATCAGGCCAAGAAGGATGATTTCACCAATCTCTACCGCATCTACCTCAAGGGCGGCGAGGCGGAGAAATTCATTACGCTTCCGGCCAAAGCCGGAAAAGTCGAGCGGATCGACGAATCCCGTTACCTGTTCACCATGTCCACCGACCTGAAGGGTCAGGACCTGCACATCCTGAAGGATGAAGCCGAGAAAAAGAAGGAACTGGACCGCCGGGAAGCGGAAAAGGATTTTGAGACC is a window from the Clostridiaceae bacterium HFYG-1003 genome containing:
- the zupT gene encoding zinc transporter ZupT; the encoded protein is MEKNILLAFLLTSLAGLATGFGSLIALLSRKTNTKFLSLSLGFSAGVMVYVSFMEIFPKALDSLSHGRSPKTATTLTVIGFFVGIALIAVIDQLIPEEENPHEIKDPASFMEHHESQRHSKSSLMRTGVFTALAIGIHNFPEGLATFITALDNPTLAIPIVVAIAIHNIPEGISVSVPIYFATGSRRKAFLYSFLSGLAEPLGALVGYLILMPFLNDTVEGFVFAAVAGIMVFISIDELLPTAEEYGQHHLSILGFVLGMMLMALSLILFL
- a CDS encoding coenzyme F420-0:L-glutamate ligase — protein: MERIVGTTVRGLRAPIIRKGDDLSELVTKLVMDFLESEHLQMQDRDIVAMTESIVARAQGNYASVDDIARDVREKTGGETCGVIFPILSRNRFAMILKGIARGVRKIVLMLSYPADEVGNHLIYLDKLDESGVNPWTDVLSELDFRTAFGQAKHTFTGVDYVQYYRSIIEGEGCECEVVFANNAQTILDYTKTVINCDIHTRKRTKRILLQAGADRVLSLDEILSEPSDAHGYNEEYGLLGSNKSTEEEVKLFPRDSKRLVEGIQTKLQELTGKRPEVMVYGDGAFKDPVGYIWELADPVVSPGYTDGLEGTPNEIKIKYLADNNFRDLSGTELKAAIANHINHKEADLTGSMESQGTTPRRLTDLIGSLCDLTSGSGDKGTPVIYIQGYFDNYSK